A region of Halarcobacter mediterraneus DNA encodes the following proteins:
- a CDS encoding RraA family protein has product MDYKKFAQFSPCDYAGPLKRESFMDAGVKELWTGIPRISGPAFTVNMVPGDNLALHKAIYEAPKGSIIVAQTNSMDYAVSGGNVCAIAQGLGIKGFVIDGVVRDIGEVKEIKFPIFGRGVHPMPGTKKAVLPLNTPIVAGGIAVNPGDIIVADEEGIAVIPKDKAQEVYNQTKTNVEAEKEMGFEKWAENHRKKIDSFYK; this is encoded by the coding sequence TATAAAAAATTTGCCCAGTTTAGTCCTTGTGATTATGCTGGACCTTTAAAAAGAGAAAGTTTTATGGATGCAGGAGTAAAAGAGTTATGGACAGGTATTCCAAGAATATCAGGACCTGCCTTTACAGTAAATATGGTTCCCGGGGATAACTTAGCACTTCATAAAGCTATTTATGAAGCTCCAAAGGGTTCAATTATAGTAGCTCAAACTAACTCAATGGATTATGCAGTTTCAGGTGGAAATGTATGTGCAATCGCTCAAGGACTTGGAATAAAAGGTTTTGTAATTGATGGTGTGGTTAGAGATATAGGTGAAGTAAAAGAGATTAAATTTCCTATCTTTGGTAGGGGAGTTCATCCAATGCCAGGAACAAAAAAAGCAGTGCTTCCATTAAATACTCCAATTGTAGCTGGTGGTATTGCTGTAAATCCTGGTGATATTATAGTTGCAGATGAAGAGGGTATTGCAGTTATTCCAAAAGATAAAGCTCAAGAAGTTTACAATCAAACTAAAACAAATGTAGAAGCTGAAAAAGAAATGGGCTTTGAAAAATGGGCAGAAAATCATAGAAAAAAAATAGACTCTTTTTATAAATAA
- a CDS encoding ShlB/FhaC/HecB family hemolysin secretion/activation protein, which yields KVNLEVNQNLNINKYFSWKNSLQLQYALGNKNLDGSQDLSIGGINGVKLYPQGEQSAENGYIFNTELFYNLPNFKGLNSKLSIFYDIAKVKMSKEISNEPSKTYQDIGLGYYAYFKDFFINAHLAYKLGNSDIESEEDYNSKFIFQAGWVF from the coding sequence CTAAAGTAAATCTTGAAGTAAATCAAAACCTAAATATAAATAAATATTTTAGTTGGAAGAACTCTTTACAGCTTCAATATGCTTTAGGAAATAAGAATTTAGATGGAAGTCAGGATTTAAGTATTGGAGGTATAAATGGAGTGAAACTATATCCTCAAGGGGAGCAAAGTGCTGAAAATGGATATATTTTTAACACTGAACTTTTTTATAACCTACCAAATTTCAAAGGTTTAAATTCTAAACTTAGTATTTTTTATGATATTGCAAAAGTTAAGATGAGTAAAGAAATCTCTAATGAGCCAAGTAAAACATATCAAGATATTGGTTTAGGATATTATGCTTATTTTAAAGACTTTTTTATAAATGCTCATTTAGCTTATAAACTTGGTAATTCTGACATTGAAAGTGAAGAAGACTACAACTCTAAGTTTATATTTCAAGCTGGTTGGGTGTTTTAA